AGGTTGTCCCGCTGGTGCTCGGCCTCCGGGCCCGTCCCCACGCCATAGGTCAGGAAGAAGTTGCTGATCTTGGCCTTCACCGTCGGATCCAGGTCCTTGCGCCAGACCATCGGATCCTCGGGAATGGTGGGCGAGGTCCAGATCACCTTCAGATTGCCCAGCGTCCTGGCCGACGCGGCGTCGCCCTTCTGGCGCAGCCGCGCGATGGATTGGGTGTTGTTGGTGGCCGCGTCCAGCACACCATTGCTCACGGCGAACAGGTTGGATTCGTGGTTGGCCGAGCGGACCGTCTTGAAACAGGTTTCCGGGCTGATCCCGCGCGGGGCGAACAGATAGGTCATGGGGGCGAGCGTGCCGGAGGTCGACTTCACGTCCCCCATGCCGAAGTTCAGCTTTCCGTCGCACTTGAGCAGCTGCTCCAGGGTGATGGGGCTGTCCTTGGCCACGATGATCACCGATTGGTAGCCGTCCGCGCCGCCGTCCGGCTTGGTGGTCCGGGCGAAGACCTCGGCGTTAGAGCGTCGCACCGCCTCCAGGCCCGACTGGTTACTGAACCAGCCCAGGTCGGTCTGCTTGAAGCGCATCGCCTCGATCAAGGCCGAATAGTTGCTGCCGAAGAAGGGCTTCACCGTCAGGCCCGTCGCCGTCTGCAGGTCAGCCAGGACGGGCGCCCAGTCGGCCGACGCCGTGGTGGCCTTCTCGGTGGAGAGAATCGAGAAGTTGAGGGTGTCGGTGGCGGCCGGTTTCTCCGCCGGCTTGGCGCAGGCGGCGAGGAGAAGGGTCGTGGCCAGCAACGCTGCGCCCAGTTTCGAAGAGATCATCGACACACCTGACAAGACGTCCAACCCTCTGTTTCGCCTGTTCTTGTGACGCTTGTCCGACAACGGCCAGCGAAAACTAAGCTTGAGGCGGGCGACATTGGGCGCTAACGCCCGCCCATGTCACTGCAAGGTCTTTCCCACCAAGCCCGCCAGGCCAAGAGCTGGCCCTTCGAACAGGCCCGCCTGCTGCTGGAGCGCATCCTGCGCCTGCGGCTCACCGACGCCGAGCGCGATCTGGCCGCCAGCCTGATCGGCGAGGGCAAGGCCGCGCAGGCCGTGGCCACCTTGCCGGCCCTGAACAAGCCGGTGGTGTTCCAGTGCGGGTTCGGCGCCTCGGGCCTGCCGCACATGGGCACCTTCGGCGAGGCCGCGCGGCCCACCATGGTGCGCAACGCCTTCCGCGCGCTCACCGAGGACCAGGTCCCCACCAAGCTGATCGTCTTCTCCGACGATATGGATGGCCTGCGGAAAATCCCCGACAACGTGCCCAACCGCGAGATGCTGCAGGAGGACCGCGACAAGCCTGTCTCCAGCGTGCGTGACCCCTTCGGCGAGTACGAGAGCTTCGCCCACCACAACAACGCCCGCCTGCGCGCCTTCCTCGACGGCTTCGGCTTCGACTACGAGTTTAAGTCGTCCACGGAGACCTACCGGTCGGGCCAGTTCGACGCGGTGCTGCTGCGGATGCTGGAGCGCTTCGACGCCGTCCAGGCGGTGATGCTGCCGACCCTGGGAGAAGAGCGTCGCGCCACCTATTCGCCCTTCCTGCCGATCAGCCCGATCAGCGGCAAGGTTCTGCAGGTTCCCACGCTGGGCCGCGATGTCGCCAAGGGGACCATCGTCTTCGACGACCCCGACGGCGGCCGCACCGAGCTGCCGGTCACCGGCGGCCATGTGAAGATCCAGTGGCGCCCCGACTGGGCCGTGCGCTGGACGGCGTTGGAGGTCGACTTCGAGGCCTCGGGCAAGGACCTGATCGATAGCGTCCGGGTCTCCGACAAGCTCACCAAGGTGCTGGGGGGCGTGCCGCCGGTGGCCTTCCACTTCGAGCTGTTCATGGACGAGAACAACCAGAAGATCTCCAAGTCCAAGGGCAACGGCCTGACCATGGAGGAGTGGCTGCGCTACGGCGCGCCCGAGAGCCTAGCCTATTACATGTACCAGTCGCCCAAGTCGGCCAAGCGGCTCTATTTCGACGTCATCCCCAAGGCGACGGACGAGTACCTGCAGCAGCTGGACGCCTATAACCGCGCGCGGACCGACGCCAACGCCGTGGCCCTGGACAACCCCGCCTGGCACGTCCACCGCGGCGCGCCCCCAGAGCAGGGTTCGCCGGTCAGCTTCTCGCTGTTGCTGAACTTGGTCTCGGCGGCCGACGCCTCCACCAAGGACATCCTCTGGGGCTTCATCCAGACCTACATCCCCGGCGCGACGCCAGAGAGCCAGCCCCTGCTGGACCGGCTGAGCGACTACGCGATCAACTATTACGAGGACTTCGTGAAGCCCTCGAAGACCTTCCGCCTGGCCAGTGACCAGGAGAGGGCCGCGATGGAAGACCTCATTGCCCGCCTCAAGGCCCTGCCGGCCAGCGCCGACGCCGAGGCGATCCAGAACGAGGTGTTCGAAGCCGGCAAGGCCGCGGGCTTCGAACCCCTGCGCGCCTGGTTCACGGCCCTCTACGAAGTGCTGCTGGGCCAGAGCCAGGGCCCCCGCTTCGGCTCCTTCGCGGCGATCTTCGGCCTGGACCGGACGATTGCGCTGATCGAGCTCGGGGTGGCCGGCGAACTGGTGGCGGCGGCGAAGGCCTAGTACTCCCCGTCATCCCCGATCGGCATACCGGGCGGCACAGTCGGCTTGACCTTCGGCGCGGCCAGCACGCGGGCCATCTCGTCCCTGTCGGCGATCAAGGCCGCGAGCCGCAGGCGGTGCGCGCGGTCGGAACCTTCGCCCGGCGAGGCCTTCAGACGTGCCGCCAAATCCGCCAGCCGCTGGTCGATCTCCGCCGACACCGCCGGTGAGGTGTCGGCCCGCCGTGACACCCCCGCCATCTCCAGCACCGCCCGCGTCTGCACCCGCCGCGCGATCTCGGTGTCGCGGCCGCTGGCCGGGGCGAAGGCCTTGGTCAGCAGCCGGTCCAGCACCTCGCCCGCGCCGGGCAGGGCCGGGTCGCGACGGTGCTGTTCCACCAGCCGTTTCAGCCGGTCCGGGGTGGTCAGCGCCCCGATGGTCAGGCCCGCGGCCACATCGGCGGCGGTCAGCGGATCAAAGACCGGGCCGCCGTCGAACACCTCGATCTCGAACTGGCGGTCGTCGTCGCCGGACTGACCCGCCGACAGCAGGGGGATCAGGGCCTCCGGCGTATCCAGCTCCGACGGTTTCAGGGTCGCCAGCACCGCCTCCAGCGCCGCCCGCTGCCGGGCCGCCGGCACGACAGGCGAGGCGTCGTGGACATCGCCCTTCACGCCATAGGGATACTCGACCCCGGCCACCTGCTTGGCGGCGGCCTCCAGCTGGTAGCGGTGCAGCAGGTAGATGGGCACGTATTTGCGGCGCAGGTTGGCCATGGGCTCGCCGGTCTTCAGGGCCGCGGTCCCAAAGCGGTCGAGGGCCACGCGGCGCACGGCCATCATCCGGGTCAGCTCGGCGGTGGGATCAGACCCATCGTCCCACAGGCCGCCCCAGGGTTGGGCCGCGCCGGGCGGCCGCGAGTCGCCGTCGGTGACATAGCGGGCGCCGCTATCGGCCTCCGCCTTGGCCTTGGCGGCCAGCGCGGCCTCTCCGGCCTTGCCCGCCGGGACCTGGCCGTACAGCCAGTCGACGATGAATTTGTCCCAGGCGCCCAGGCCCACGCCATAGGCGTCCGACAGGTCGGGCTTGCCGGCGAGCAGGGTCACGCGGGGGGCCGGATAGTCCATCACCGAGGCGCGATCCTGCGTGCTGCCGGCGAAATTGTGCGCAAAGCCCAGGGAGTGGCCGACCTCGTGGGCGGCCAGCTGGCGCAGACGCGACAGCGAGACCTGGACCGGGTCGTTGGGGCCGCCGGTCCCGTCCTTGTCGGCGCCCACCAGGCCCTCGAAGATCAGCATGTCCTGGCGCACCCGCAGGGCGCCCAGCAGCACGCTGCCCTTGAGGATCTCGCCGGTGCGCGGGTCCTTCACCGACTGACCCACCGACCAGCCCCGGGTGGCGCGGTCCACCCAGTTGATGACGTTGTAGCGGACGTCCAGGGGGTCGACCCCCTCGGGCAGGATCTCCACCCGATAGGCGTCCAGATAGCCCGCCGCCTCGAAGGCCTGGGCCCACCAGGAGGCGCCTTCCTTCAGGGCGGTGCGGATCGGCTCAGGGGCGGCGCGGTCCACATAGAAGACGATGGGCTTCTTCACCGGCGACTTCGCCGCCGTGGGATCGGTCTTCTCCAGCCGGAACCGGTAGGCCATCTGGCCGACGATCTCCTCGCCGAGCGGGGCGGCGTAGTCGAGCACCACGCCGCCGAACACGCCCGCCCGAGGGTCGAACTTCCGCGTATCGAAACCCGGCTCCGGCAGCTTCACGAGGCTGTGGCGCACCTGGATCGTGATCAGCTTGGCGTCCGGCGCGATGTTGCGGCTCTCGGGCCCCGGCGTGTCGGACTGGTAGGTCTGGCGGGCCTCGAACTCCAGGTTCTCGGGGAACACCCTCACCGAGGACGGGTCGGCCATCGAGAGGTCGGGGACCAGACGGTAGCCCTTCTCGTCGGCGCCCTTCAGCGCGTCGGCGGCCCCCATGACATCGCGGGTCAGGAAACTGGCGATGTCCACCAGGATGCGGCCGTCGCCTTCCGTCCCCGCCACCTCGCCCGCCCACACCGTGGATGTGGCGAAGGCCTCGCGGGCGGCGGTCTGCTCGGGGGCCGGCGCGCCGGCGGCGCGGAAGCGGGGGTTCTCGTATTCGGCGATGACCTTCTTGCCGATCCTGCGGAACACCAGGACCTGGGTCTCGCGGATGGCGGCGCGGTCCAGGCCCACGGGCGCCGACCCCATCCCGGTGCGCAGGGCGGTGAGATAGAGGAACCGGCCGCTGACCCCGTCGGCGTCCGGCGCGGGCAGGGAGAGCAGGATGCGACCCTTGGCCTTGTCCACATAGACCGGCAGCAGACCGTCCTGGCGCTGGGCTCCAGCGGTCGCTGAGGACTCGGCTTGGGGCTTGTCCCTGGCAAGCGCCGGCGCCCCCGCCATCAGAACCAGGGCGACCGCCCCCGAGCAAAGCCAAGCCACGCGCGTCATCGAACCGCCCCCATTGAGCGGCACAGCCTACGGGTCCGAGCGCCGATCACAAGCCTGAGAGCGGCTGCTAAGTGACCAACGATCATATTGACGTTAACGGAACTCAGGTTTACGCGTTGGGAAAGCAAAAGTGTCGAGGGAGGACATCCAGATGCCTATGGAACTGCGCCGGCCGGCGCGTACCTTCACCATCCGTCAGTTGTGCCTTGAGTTCAAATGCACGCCGCGCGCTCTGCGGTTCTACGAGGACAAGGGCCTGTTGGCACCCGCCCGCGACGGCATGAACCGGGTCTATTCCTACAAGGACCGGGGCCGCCTGCAGCTGATCCTCAACGGCAAGCGGGTCGGTCTGGCCCTGGCCGAGATCGGCGAGATCCTAGACCTCTATGACCTGAACGACGGCGGCACGGCCCAGAACGTCAAGTCGCTGACCAAATTCCGCGAACGCATCGTCGCCCTGGAGGCCCAGCGCCAGGACATCGACAAGGCCATCGAGGAGCTGCGCGCCGGCTGCGACGGCCTGGAACGCCAGCTGTCGCGCACCCGGCCCGACCTGCTGCCCCGCGCGGCCGACTACGACCAGGTGCTGCGCGAGCGCCTCGGCGATCTCGAACACGCCAAGTAGAGCCTCGGCGCTTCGCGCCGTCGGCAAACCTCAGCTATATATTTGAAGGGCTTCCGACCCGTCGGGAGCCCTTTGACCTTTCCCGGAGCCGACATGACCTATCAGCCCCCCGTGCGCGACCACGTCTTCCTGCTGCGCGACGTGCTGCAGATCGAGAAGTACGCTGACCTGCCGGCCTTCGCCGACGCCTCGATGGACGTTGTGGAGCAGATCATCGACGAGGCGGGCCGCTTCACCGCCGAGGTCCTCGCGCCCCTGAACGCCGTCGGCGACAAGCAAGGCTGCACCTGGCATCCGGACAATACGGTCACCACGCCCAAGGGCTTCAAGGAGGCCTACGCCCAGCTGGTCGAGGGCGGCTGGCCGGCGCTGGGCGCCGAGCCCGCCTATGGCGGCCAGGGTCTGCCCCATGTGGTCAACCTGTCCTTCTCGGAGATGAGCTCCTCGGCCAACATGGCGTTTTCCATGTATCCGGGCCTGACCCACGGGGCCTATTCGGCGATCCTCAACGGCGGGTCGGACGAGCAGAAGAGCCTCTACCTGCCCAACCTGGTCTCCGGGAAATGGGGCGGCACCATGAACCTCACCGAGCCCCAGTGCGGCACGGACCTGGGTTTGCTGCGCACCAAGGCGGTTCCGCAGGGTGACGGCAGCTACAAGATCTCGGGCCAGAAAATCTGGATCTCGGGCGGCGAGCACGACATGGCCGAGAACATCGTCCACCTGGTGCTGGCCCGCATCGAGGGCGCGCCGGGGGGTGTGCGCGGCATCAGCCTGTTCATCGTGCCGAAGTTCATTCCCGACGCCGACGGCAAGCCGGGCGTGCGCAACAGCGTCTTCTGCGCCGGTCTCGAAGAGAAGATGGGCATCCACGGCAACGCCACCTGCGTCATCCAGCATGACGAGAGCACCGGCTGGCTGGTGGGGACCGAGAACCAGGGCCTGCGCCTGATGTTCGTGATGATGAACGAGGCCCGCATTGGGGTCGGCCTGCAAGGCATCGCCCAGGCCGAGGCCGCCTATCAGGCCGCCGCGGCCTTCGCCAAGGACCGCCTGCAGGGCCGCTCGCTGACGGGGCCGAAGAATCCGGACGGCCCCGCCGACCCGATCATCGTCCACCCCGACGTGCGCCGCATGCTCATGGATAGCCGCGCCGTCATCGAGGCCGGCCGCGCCTTCCTGTTCTGGACGGCTTTGCAGGGGGACCTGGCCCACGCCAGCCCCGACGAGGCGGTGCGCCAGAAGTCCGGCGACTACATGGCGCTGATGACCCCGGTGGTGAAGGGCTTCCTCACCGACAAGGGGCTGAAGGTCTGTTCCGACGCCCTGCAGATCCACGGCGGCTCGGGCTTCACCGAGCACTTCCCGGCCAGCCAGTACATGCGCGATGTCCGCATCGCGCTGATCTATGAGGGCACCAACGGCGTCCAGGCCCTCGACCTGGTGGGCCGTAAACTGGCGGCCGATGGCGGGCGGGCCGTGATGAGCTTCTTCGCCGACGTTGACGCCTTCGTGGAGGCCAATGAGGGCGACGCCGCCCTCAAGCCCTTCACCGAAGGCCTGGCCGACGCCAAGGCCAAGCTGCAGGAGGGCACCATGTGGCTGATGCAGAACGGGCTGATGAACCCGGAGAACGCCGGCGCGGCGTCCACCGACTACATGCACCTCTTCGGCCTGACGGCGCTGGCCTATATGTGGGCCCTGATCGCCAAGACCGCCCAGGCCAAGATCGCCGCCGGCGACACCGACCCCTTCTACGCCACCAAGCTGACCGTGGGCCGCTACTACATGCAGCGCGTCCTGCCCGACGCCGGCGCCCACCTGGCCAAGCTGATAACCGGCTCGGAGCTGATGATGGCCCTGCCGGCGGAGGCCTTCTGACCATGGCGAAATACGTCGCCGAGGTCCTCTGGACCCTCAAGGACGGCGAGGACTTCGGCAAGGGCCGCTACAGCCGCGGCCACACCATCACCTTCGACGGTGGCGTCGCGCTGGCCGCCTCGGCCTCGCCCCACGTGGTGGGCAGGTGGGCGGTGGAGGCCGCGGTCGATCCGGAGGAGATGCTGGTGGCCGCGCTCTCCAACTGCCACATGCTGACCTTCCTGCACCGGGCCCGGCTGGCGGGCTTCCTGGCGGTCCGGTATCATGACACCGCCGAGGGGGTGATGGAGGAAGTGCGTCCCGGACGGATGGCCCTGACCAAGGTCTGGCTGCGGCCGGTGATCACCTGGCAGGGCGCGGAGCCCACGGCGCAGCAGCTAGACCAGCTGCACCACGAGGCCCACGACGAATGCTACATCGCCAACTCGGTGAAAACCGAGGTGGTGGTGGATGCGCGCTAGGCGCGACTAGGCGGGCTGGCCCCCAGCAACCCCGCCAGCCGCGCCCTCAACACCGCCTCGTCCTTCAGGTCGCATTCCCAGATTGTCTCCACCCGCCAGCCCAGGGCCGCCAGCGCCTCGCGGGAGACAACATCGCGCGCCCGGTTGCGGCCGACCTTGGCGACCCAGTAGTCGCGGTTGGCCTTGGGAACCCGGGCTCCGCGCGCGCAGTCGTGGCCGTGCCAGAAGCAGCCGTGGACAAAGATCGCCAGCCGTCGGCCCGGCAGGACGATGTCGGGCGAGCCGGGCAGGTCCTTGCGGTGAAGGCGGTAGCGGGCGCCGAGCGCGGTGAGCGCCTTACGGACCTTCATCTCGGGGCTGGTGTCCTTGCCCTTCACCTGCCGCATCACCGCCGAGCGCTTCTCCGGGCCGTAGACGTCGGTCACGGGCGCAGGCTCTTCGGTGTCGGGCCGAGGCGGAACAGGCCGGTGAGCACCCGGGCAGAAATCCCCCGCACCAGGGGCAGCCTGGCGACCGGGGCGAACAGCCAGTCGCGGATCAGGGGCCCGATCCGACCGCGCGACTGGAACAGCGGCGTCAGGGCCCGTGAGGCCAGTTGATAGACCCCGGTCTGCCGCCGCCGCGCCGCCTGGAAGCGGGCCAGCGACACCGCCACGCGACGCCCCGGCGTCAGCCGCTCGGCCAGTTCCACGGCGTCGAGCAGGCCCAGGTTCGCCCCCTGGCCCAGCTGCGGACTGGTCCCGTGGGCCGCGTCGCCGATCAAGGTCAGGCCCCCCGCGCACCAGCGCCCCGCCGCAACGTCGCGATAGGTGGCGCGGGAAAAGTCGGCGGGGGCGCGGAGATTTTCCAGCAAGGGCTCGGCCTCCGGCCAGACCGCCAGGGCCCGGGTCCGCCAGGCGACGAGATCGCCGGCGAAGAAGGCGTCCATGGCCGCCACCGGCATCGACCAGAACAGGCTGACCTGGTCCGGCGTTCCGTCCGGCCCGGCGCCGATGGGCAGGACCCCCATCATGGTGGAGGCCGCGTCATAGCGCTGGTGCAGGGCGCCGGAGAACCGGCCTTCGGGATCACCGGCGTTGGCCCAGACCGCGCCCCAGGGATAGATCCGCGCGCGGGCCCCGGGCCGCACGAGCCTGCGCAGCCGCGAGGCCGAGCCGTCGGCGACTGCCGCCAGGTCGAAGGGGCCGTGGACGCGGCCCTGGGTGTCGATCAGGCGAGGCTGGGCTGGGTCTTCCAGGCCGACGACATCGACCCCGGTCAACACCTTTACCCCGGCGGGCGCCAGGGCGTCGTGCAGCAGCTGGAACAGGGTGGCGCGGTGGACGCCGAGGCCATAGCCGCCGGGCCGCCAGTGCTCATAGGCCATGTCGAGGATGCGCCGGCCCGCCAGATCACGGCCGTCCAGCCGGTCGATCCGCGCGCCCGCCGCCAGCATGGCCTGATCAAGGCCCAGCACCCGCAGCGCCGCCAGGCCCGAGGGCTGCAACAGCAGGCCCGAGCCCAGGGGCCGGGGAGTGTCGAAGCATTCCAGGACGGTGACCTCGTGGCCCCGGCGCGCCAGGGCCAGGGCCGCCGCCATGCCCGCGACGCCGCAGCCGACGACGGCGGCGCGCATGGGAGCCCTACAGGCCGTCGAACAGGGCGGTGGAGAGGTAGCGTTCGGCGAAGCTCGGGATTATGGCCACCACGGTCTTGCCCACGAAATCGTCGCGGCAGGCCACGTCGAAGGCCGCCGTCAGGGCCGCGCCCGAGGAAATCCCCACCGGGATACCTTCCTCGCGCGCCACCCGCCGGGCCATGGCGAAGCTGTCGTCGTTGGAAACCTGGATGATCTCGTCGATCACGCCGCGGTCGAGGATCGAGGGCACGAAGCCCGCCCCGATGCCCTGGATCTTGTGCGGGCCGGGCTTGCCGCCCGACAGGATCGGCGAGGCCTCGGGCTCGACGGCGATCATCCGCAGGGAGGGCTTGCGGGCCTTCAGCACCTGGCCGATCCCGGTGATGGTGCCGCCGGTGCCGACGCCCGAGACCACGGCGTCCACGGCGCCGGCGGTGTCGTTCCAGATTTCCTCGGCCGTCGAGACCCGGTGGATCAGCGGGTTGGCGGCGTTGTCGAACTGCTGGGGCATGACGGCGCCCGGGGTTGCGTCCACCAGCTCCTTGGCGCGAGCCACCGCGCCGGCCATGCCGCGCTCGGCCGGGGTCAGCTCCAGCTTGGCGCCCAGGATCAGCAGCATCTTGCGCCGCTCGATGGACATGCTTTCCGGCATGACCAGGGTCAGCTTGTAGCCCTTGGACGCGGCCACGAAGGCCAGCGCGATGCCGGTGTTGCCGCTGGTGGGCTCGATGATGGCGCCGCCGGGCTTGAGGATGCCGCGGGCCTCCAGGCTCTCGATCATCGCCACCCCGATCCGGTCCTTCACCGAGCCGATCGGATTGAAGAACTCCAGCTTGGCCAGCACCGTGCCCTTGGGCTTCAGCGCCTTGGTGAGGTTGGGCAGGGCCACCAGGGGCGTGTCGCCGATGGTGTCGATGATGGACTCATAGATCTTGCCCCGGCCGGCCCGCTTGTAGCGGGCGGCGTCATAGGCGGAGGTGTCGGCGGCGTCGGCCATGGGTCTGGTCTCTGGAGGGTCTCTTTGCGCCAGACCCTAACCCCGCCGACAGGATTTGGAAGGGAGGTTCTGCCCGGTGGGGGCGGAGGTTTTCTAATGACATCACTGTCCTTCTCCCCTTGCGGGGTCGAGAACCCAATCCCCAAACCAAAGGAGGAGAGGGAGGCGCTACGCGCTATCCCATACCCGCTCATCCCGGCGAAGGCCGGGATGAGCGGGGCTTGATGTTACTCCGCCGCCAGCACGGCGGGCGTGCCGTCCAGCAGAGGCTCGAGGATCGTCACCGCCAGCCAGCGCACCGCCGGAACCGCCACGCCATCGCCAATCACGTGCAGGGCCGAGGTGGCCGCCTTGGGGAGCTGATAGGTCTCGGGCAGGCCCATCAGGCGGGCGCCCTCCCGGGGGCTGAGCAGGCGGGTGCGCACCTCGCCGCTCTCCACCACCACCAGGGTTTGGCGCGAGGAGCCGCCGCGCGGGGTGCGCAGGCAGCCGGCGACGCCGTCGAACCGGGCCTCGGCTCGCTGCACCCGGACACCGTTCTCCACCCGCATGCGGCGGAAAAGACCGCCCACCGCCCGGTGGCCCGAGGCCCTCAGCGCGTCAAGGCGGGCACGGTGCAGGGGCGCCATCAGGGCGATCAGGGCCTGGGTGCGGGCGGCTGAGTGCCAGGTCACCGCGTCGTCGGGCTCGAGCAGGCTGGCCAGGTCGCTGTTGCGGGTCGCCGGCGCCGCGCCGCGCCACCAGATCCAGCGGGCGGCCAGCTCGGCCGGCAGACGGGCGTGGGCCTCGCGCACCAGGCGCGAGTGGAAGGGGCTGTCGCCGATGAGGCTGGCGGGGACAGGCGCGAGGGTGGCCACCACGAACACGCGCGGCCGCGACTGGGGCAGGAAACGGGCGGCGTCGATCTCCAGGGCGCCGAAGCTGTAGCCCTGGGCCCCCAGCGCCGCGCACAGGGCGGTGAAGTCGGCGCCGGAGGTCAACAGGCCGCAGACGTTCTCGATTACGATGGTCCGCGGGGCCCGGCCTTGCGCGCCGAGAGCCTCCATCAACCGCCAGAACCCGAAGAAGGCCGAGGACCTACCGCCGGTCAGGCCCGCCCGCGCGCCGGCCAGGCTGAAGTCCTGGCAGGGGGACGAAGCCCAGGCGAGGTCGGCGCGGCCCGGCAGGTCGGCCGGCTCCAGCTTCCAGACATCGCCCTGGTGGAAGTGGCCCTCGGCGTCCTCGTGATTGGCCCGGTAGGTGGCCGACTTCACCGGGTCGAAATCGTTGGCGAAGGCGCAGGTCCAGCCGTCCCCCAGGCCCAGACGAGCCATGCCGCCGCCGGCGAAGAACTCATAGAAGCGGCGTGGGGCGTTCCGACTCATCGCAGATAAGTCTAGCCTGCTTCCGCCCCTGGGAAAGGATCGCCGCCATGCGTTCAATCGTCCTTGCGTCCCTGCTGCTCCTCGCCGCCTGCGCGCCCCAGGCGCCGGACGGATCCGACGCCCCGCCGCCGGCCGATGCGCCAGCTCCGGCGCCCGCGACCCCCAAGGCCACGCCGATCCCGGAGGAATTCGCCGGCGACATGGACGCGCGCGGCACAGAGCCCTTCTGGGGCCTGCAGATCCGCGACACCCAGATCACCCTGCAGCGCCCCGACCATCCCAATGCCGTGGGGAACAACCCGGGCCTGAAGATGGAGGGCGGCAAGGCGGTCTGGGACACCCAGGCGGGCGCCGACCGGCTGACCGTGACCCTGACGCTGCAGGCCTGCTCCGACGGCATGTCGGACCTCAAGTACGCCTATGCCGCCGAGGTGAAGCTGGGCGCCGAGACCCTGAAGGGCTGCGCGGGCAAGGCTGACGCCATGCCGAAGGAAGGGCAGTAAATACATCTCGTCATCCCGGGCGACCCGAAGGGGAGACCCGGGACCCAGGGGCCAAGCGCAAAGTGCCGGGGATCGCTGCCCGCAGATGACGTCACGCGAGATCTCCAAGTGGAGCGCAACTCCTACGTCTACAGTCTCGCCAACGCTCGGAACGGCACGCTCTATACCGGCATACCGGCGTGACCACGAACCTCTCACGTCGCGCCTACGAGCATCGCGAGGGCCGAACGCCCGGCTTCACCGCGACCTACCCGGTCAAGAGTCTGGTCTGGTATGACGTCTTTCCCAGCGTCGATGAGGCGATCGCCGCCGAGAAACGCATCAAGCGTTGGCGGCGCGCCTGGAAGATCGAGCTGATCGAGACCCGCAGTGGCTCGATCTCTACGAAACGTTGAATTCGTAACGCCTCGGGCTTGACCCCTGGGTCCCGGCTCTCCGCTACGCTACGGCCGGGATGACGACTGGGTTTGGTCTAACCCCGGCCCAGCGACATGGTCGCGATCTGGGGTTCACCGGCCTGGTCGGGCTTGTGGCCGCTGGGCAGGGCCATGCCGACGAGGACGGCGGCGAAGGTGGCGGCGGCGAAAAAGGCTTTGAGCGCCATGGCAGGGTCCTCCCGAACCCCTTTGATCTGATGCAACAGCCTAGCTTCTTGGCGGTTAACGCATCGAGAAAACACGCCACGATTTCGCCGGTTCCCTGAACCGAAACTAACCGCCCTGCCCTCGCGGCGCCCTTGACCAGCCGGCCTTGTCGGGAGCCCACTTCGCGCAACGACAAGAACGACAGGGAGGCCGCCATGGAGCGCGCCTGGGATTTGGTGATCCGCAACGGCCGGCTGGTCGATGGCTCGGGCGGTGAGCCCTATGCCGCTGATATCGCCATCAAGGACGGGCTGATCGCCCAGGTCGGCGAGGTGCGCGGCCGAGGCGCCGACGAGATCGACGCCGGCGGCAAGCTGGTGACCCCCGGCTTCGTCGACATCCACACCCACTATGACGGCCAGGCCACCTGGGACGGGCATATGCAGCCCTCGGCCTGGCATGGCGTCACCACGGTGGTGATGGGCAATTGCGGGGTCGGCTTCGCCCCTTGCAAGCCCGCCGACCACGACCGGCTGATCCGGCTGATGGAGGGCGTGGAGGATATCCCCTTCCCGGTGCTCACCGAGGGTCTGCCCTGGAATTGGGAGAGCTATCCCGACTATCTCGATGCCTTGGCGGGGCGCCGCTTCGACGTCGATATCGGCAGCCAGCTGCCCCACGCGGCCCTGCGGGTCTATGTGATGGGCGAGCGGGGCGCCAATCGCGAGGACGCGACGGAGGCCGACATCGCGGCCATGGCGGCCATCGCCAAGGCGGCGATGGAGGCCGGCG
The sequence above is drawn from the Phenylobacterium glaciei genome and encodes:
- a CDS encoding acyl-CoA dehydrogenase C-terminal domain-containing protein, which encodes MTYQPPVRDHVFLLRDVLQIEKYADLPAFADASMDVVEQIIDEAGRFTAEVLAPLNAVGDKQGCTWHPDNTVTTPKGFKEAYAQLVEGGWPALGAEPAYGGQGLPHVVNLSFSEMSSSANMAFSMYPGLTHGAYSAILNGGSDEQKSLYLPNLVSGKWGGTMNLTEPQCGTDLGLLRTKAVPQGDGSYKISGQKIWISGGEHDMAENIVHLVLARIEGAPGGVRGISLFIVPKFIPDADGKPGVRNSVFCAGLEEKMGIHGNATCVIQHDESTGWLVGTENQGLRLMFVMMNEARIGVGLQGIAQAEAAYQAAAAFAKDRLQGRSLTGPKNPDGPADPIIVHPDVRRMLMDSRAVIEAGRAFLFWTALQGDLAHASPDEAVRQKSGDYMALMTPVVKGFLTDKGLKVCSDALQIHGGSGFTEHFPASQYMRDVRIALIYEGTNGVQALDLVGRKLAADGGRAVMSFFADVDAFVEANEGDAALKPFTEGLADAKAKLQEGTMWLMQNGLMNPENAGAASTDYMHLFGLTALAYMWALIAKTAQAKIAAGDTDPFYATKLTVGRYYMQRVLPDAGAHLAKLITGSELMMALPAEAF
- a CDS encoding OsmC family protein, which translates into the protein MAKYVAEVLWTLKDGEDFGKGRYSRGHTITFDGGVALAASASPHVVGRWAVEAAVDPEEMLVAALSNCHMLTFLHRARLAGFLAVRYHDTAEGVMEEVRPGRMALTKVWLRPVITWQGAEPTAQQLDQLHHEAHDECYIANSVKTEVVVDAR
- a CDS encoding very short patch repair endonuclease is translated as MTDVYGPEKRSAVMRQVKGKDTSPEMKVRKALTALGARYRLHRKDLPGSPDIVLPGRRLAIFVHGCFWHGHDCARGARVPKANRDYWVAKVGRNRARDVVSREALAALGWRVETIWECDLKDEAVLRARLAGLLGASPPSRA
- a CDS encoding FAD-dependent oxidoreductase, with protein sequence MRAAVVGCGVAGMAAALALARRGHEVTVLECFDTPRPLGSGLLLQPSGLAALRVLGLDQAMLAAGARIDRLDGRDLAGRRILDMAYEHWRPGGYGLGVHRATLFQLLHDALAPAGVKVLTGVDVVGLEDPAQPRLIDTQGRVHGPFDLAAVADGSASRLRRLVRPGARARIYPWGAVWANAGDPEGRFSGALHQRYDAASTMMGVLPIGAGPDGTPDQVSLFWSMPVAAMDAFFAGDLVAWRTRALAVWPEAEPLLENLRAPADFSRATYRDVAAGRWCAGGLTLIGDAAHGTSPQLGQGANLGLLDAVELAERLTPGRRVAVSLARFQAARRRQTGVYQLASRALTPLFQSRGRIGPLIRDWLFAPVARLPLVRGISARVLTGLFRLGPTPKSLRP
- the cysK gene encoding cysteine synthase A, coding for MADAADTSAYDAARYKRAGRGKIYESIIDTIGDTPLVALPNLTKALKPKGTVLAKLEFFNPIGSVKDRIGVAMIESLEARGILKPGGAIIEPTSGNTGIALAFVAASKGYKLTLVMPESMSIERRKMLLILGAKLELTPAERGMAGAVARAKELVDATPGAVMPQQFDNAANPLIHRVSTAEEIWNDTAGAVDAVVSGVGTGGTITGIGQVLKARKPSLRMIAVEPEASPILSGGKPGPHKIQGIGAGFVPSILDRGVIDEIIQVSNDDSFAMARRVAREEGIPVGISSGAALTAAFDVACRDDFVGKTVVAIIPSFAERYLSTALFDGL